A single window of Periophthalmus magnuspinnatus isolate fPerMag1 chromosome 22, fPerMag1.2.pri, whole genome shotgun sequence DNA harbors:
- the txlnbb gene encoding taxilin beta b, producing the protein MEVSPAPQTTDVDLTDDLGQRLEDIISTYQSPPSEPPTQGLPAEGKVTAPPPSQTPSEPPADQDDSEELAPISRKGQKPEKKMLKNLGKEAMQLMQSLNKLETPEKKLEAVIKKHAELLEEHRSDQKQLKLLQKKLLQVLKEKEQLQGEHSRAVLARSKLEGLCRELQRHNKTLKDETLQRCREDDLKRKEITSHFQGTLSEIQAQIEEHSSRNTKLLQENGALADKLKGLITQYDAREANLEKVFKHRDLKEQLLETKLSQANLLLKEAEDKHKLERELLLTQTAECKLQMKALKEQEGEMRAQLDMYSRKFDEFQGTVSKSNSVYSGFKQDMDKMSKKMKKLEKECQSWKSRFDNCNKNLMEMLTDKTLKDKELELILLKNQKLENLCRALQQERKGLLDKNQTEPDHPELNQDSYAQPKPTEEQCVGAEQTADSPSSPPEASAAPAAPTPAAPTSAAPTPAAPTPAAPTSAAPTPAAQAEPTPAAPAEPTPAAQPESTQKETPKTKELARLKAQQARLQEIANSFTISHVIPKEYLRDDDEEGQEEEGAQAAAVPQNEACSWGEKVNGDAPVLEDEEQQRSRDLEMESVD; encoded by the exons ATGGAGgtaagccccgcccctcagACCACAGATGTTGACCTCACAGATGACCTTGGACAGAGGCTGGAGGACATCATCAGCACTTATCAGAGCCCTCCCTCAGAGCCCCCCACCCAAGGGCTTCCAGCTGAAGGGAAGGTGACGGCACCTCCACCCTCCCAGACCCCCTCAGAGCCCCCCGCAGACCAGGACGACTCAGAGGAGCTTGCACCCATCAGCAGAAAAGGCCAGAAACCCGAGAAGAAGATGCTCAAGAACCTGG GGAAAGAGGCCATGCAGCTGATGCAGAGTCTCAACAAACTGGAGACACCGGAGAAGAAGCTGGAGGCTGTGATCAAGAAACACGCAGAACTG CTGGAGGAGCACCGCAGTGATCAGAAACAGCTCAAGTTGCTGCAGAAGAAGCTCCTGCAAGTTCTGAAGGAGAAGGAGCAACTTCAGGGGGAGCACAGCCGCGCCGTGTTAGCACGAAGCAAACTGGAAGGACTGTGCCGCGAGCTACAGAGGCACAACAAGACACTGAag GACGAGACGCTGCAGCGCTGCAGAGAGGACGACCTGAAGAGGAAGGAGATCACCAGCCACTTCCAGGGAACGCTGTCGGAAATCCAAGCCCAGATCGAAGAACACAGCAGCCGGAACACCAAGCTCCTGCAGGAAAACGGCGCCTTAGCCGACAAACTGAAGGGGCTGATCACGCAGTACGACGCCAGGGAGGCT AATCTGGAGAAAGTTTTTAAGCACCGAGACTTAAAGGAGCAGCTCCTGGAGACGAAGCTGAGCCAGGCCAACCTCCTCCTGAAGGAGGCGGAGGACAAGCACAAGCTGGAGAGGGAGCTG cttTTGACGCAGACGGCTGAGTGTAAGCTGCAGATGAAAGCTCtgaaggagcaggagggagagatgagagcgCAG TTGGACATGTACTCCAGGAAGTTTGACGAGTTTCAAGGCACCGTCTCCAAGAGCAACAGCGTCTACAGCGGCTTCAAGCAGGACATGGACAAA ATGtcgaagaagatgaagaagttGGAGAAGGAGTGTCAGTCCTGGAAAAGTCGTTTTGACAACTGCAACAAGAACCTGatggagatgttgacagac AAAACTCTGAAGGACAAAGAGCTGGAGTTGATCCTGTTGAAAAACCAAAAACTGGAGAACCTTTGTCGTGCTCTGCAGCAAGAGAGGAAAGGTCTCCTGGACAAGAACCAGACAGAACCAGAccatccagaactaaaccaggactcctaCGCCCAACCCAAGCccacagaggagcagtgtgttgGGGCAGAGCAGACCGCAgactccccctcttctcctccagagGCTTCAgcagcaccagcagcaccaaCACCAGCAGCACCAACATCAGCAGCACCAACACCAGCAGCACCAACACCAGCAGCACCAACATCAGCAGCACCAACACCAGCAGCACAAGCAGAACCAACACCAGCAGCACCAGCAGAACcaacaccagcagcacaaccagaATCAACCCAAAAGGAAACACCAAAAACCAAAGAACTGGCCCGACTCAAAGCTCAACAAGCAAGACTTCAAGAGATCGCAAACTCTTTCACGATTTCCCATGTCATCCCCAAAGAATATCTGAGAGACGACGATGAGGAGGgccaggaggaagagggggcaCAGGCAGCAGCTGTACCCCAGAACGAGGCCTGTTCCTGGGGAGAGAAGGTGAACGGAGATGCCCCTGTCCTGGAGgatgaggagcagcagaggagcagagatctGGAGATGGAGTCTGTGGATTGA